The following coding sequences are from one Lycium ferocissimum isolate CSIRO_LF1 chromosome 3, AGI_CSIRO_Lferr_CH_V1, whole genome shotgun sequence window:
- the LOC132048855 gene encoding uncharacterized protein LOC132048855 gives MRLLRFRMNLLHDDSNIAAQNEEMNITKIGAFVQGNVDRMKEEEARQKEKDKEFSKRAKSIGNFSDRGSQRGRGRQFFKNGSSGLTPSTTSAPIPRSRCGKRHPGECRMGIDVCFGCGQRGHYQRDCPSARKDTRGNVAQSINSGASNSQAQFRCAAAKSCNTGRGQNRLHALAGRQGTKARVDVVTDLEMRVFHGYVFRENEQIEGPFGIIFP, from the exons ATGCGTCTCCTGCGATTTAGGATGAATTTGTTGCATGATGATTCTAATATCGCTGCTcaaaatgaagaaatgaataTTACCAAGATTGGTGCTTTTGTACAAGGTAATGTGGACAGAATGAAGGAAGAAGAGGCACGACAGAAAGAGAAGGACAAGGAGTTTAGTAAGAGAGCTAAGTCTATAGGTAATTTCAGCGATAGGGGATCTCAAAGAGGTAGAGGCagacaatttttcaaaaatgggTCATCAGGACTTACTCCTTCTACAACCAGTGCACCAATCCCTAGGTCAAg GTGTGGTAAGAGGCACCCAGGGGAATGTCGCATGGGCATAGATGTATGCTTCGGGTGTGGCCAACGAGGTCACTATCAGAGGGACTGTCCATCAGCGAGAAAGGATACCAGAGGTAATGTGGCTCAATCCATAAATTCAGGAGCTTCAAATTCACAAGCCCAATTTCGATGTGCTGCAGCAAAGTCTTGCAATACAGGCAGGGGTCAGAACCGCTTGCATGCGCTAGCAGGTCGTCAAGGTACAAAGGCACGTGtggatgttgttacag ACTTAGAAATGAGGGTTTTCCATGGTTATGTGTTTCGTGAAAATGAACAAATTGAGGGTCCATTTGGGattatatttccatga